Proteins encoded within one genomic window of Haloplanus vescus:
- a CDS encoding NAD(P)/FAD-dependent oxidoreductase: MSKSDSAEHRRLIIAGSGISGLTAAIYAARSNNDPLVFEGDEPGGQLTLTTDVDNFPGFPEGISGPELVTNMKDQARKFGAEVENGVIDSVDVEDGDGPGRTFHVTLTNGETYTSDAFIAASGASARTLGIPGEDELMGYGLSTCATCDGAFFRDEKIVVVGGGDAACEEAVFLTKFASTVYLVHRRDEFRAEDYWIDRMMEHVDDGDIELKLNTEVTELHGTQEEGVDHATMVHHPEGHPTDKLDDPETEEFDFDAGAVFYAIGHTPNTDYLEGLDVEMDDEGYLETVGGDAGGQTATGVPGLFGAGDVVDFHYQQAITAGGMGCKAALDADSYLEDLERERAAADAEAPAAAESDD, translated from the coding sequence ATGAGCAAGAGCGACAGCGCCGAACACAGGCGCCTCATCATCGCTGGGAGCGGAATATCGGGACTTACGGCCGCCATCTACGCCGCGCGGTCGAACAACGACCCCCTGGTGTTCGAGGGCGACGAACCCGGCGGTCAGTTGACGCTGACGACCGACGTCGACAACTTCCCGGGATTCCCGGAGGGCATCAGCGGCCCCGAGCTGGTCACCAACATGAAAGACCAGGCCCGGAAGTTCGGCGCCGAGGTCGAGAACGGCGTCATCGACTCCGTCGACGTCGAGGACGGCGACGGCCCGGGGCGGACCTTCCACGTCACGCTCACCAACGGCGAGACGTACACGTCGGACGCGTTCATCGCCGCGTCGGGTGCCAGCGCACGCACCCTCGGCATCCCGGGCGAGGACGAACTCATGGGCTACGGCCTGTCGACGTGTGCCACCTGTGACGGCGCCTTCTTCCGCGACGAGAAAATCGTCGTCGTCGGGGGCGGCGACGCCGCCTGCGAGGAGGCCGTCTTCCTCACGAAGTTCGCCTCGACCGTCTATCTCGTCCACCGACGCGACGAGTTCCGCGCGGAGGACTACTGGATCGACCGCATGATGGAACACGTCGACGACGGCGACATCGAACTCAAGCTGAACACGGAAGTGACGGAGCTCCACGGCACGCAGGAGGAGGGCGTCGACCACGCGACGATGGTCCACCACCCCGAGGGCCACCCGACGGACAAGCTCGACGACCCCGAGACGGAGGAGTTCGACTTCGACGCCGGCGCGGTGTTCTACGCCATCGGCCACACGCCGAACACGGACTACCTCGAGGGCCTCGACGTCGAGATGGACGACGAGGGCTACCTCGAAACAGTGGGCGGCGACGCCGGCGGCCAGACGGCGACGGGCGTCCCCGGCCTGTTCGGCGCGGGCGACGTGGTCGACTTCCACTACCAGCAGGCCATCACCGCGGGCGGCATGGGCTGTAAGGCGGCGCTCGACGCAGACAGCTACCTCGAAGACTTGGAGCGTGAACGCGCCGCGGCAGACGCCGAGGCGCCCGCGGCCGCCGAGAGCGACGACTGA
- a CDS encoding FAD-dependent oxidoreductase yields MPGTYDLVIVGGGISGASLLYTTAKFTDIDSIALIEKESELASINSHHTNNSQTLHFGDIETNYTLEKARDVKEGAELLAGYLEGHDSDREMHAKRSKMVLGVGEEEVAELEKRYDEEGFGDLFPKLRPIERDEIADIEPKVVDGRDPDTELLALQTPDGYVVDYGETTRSFVSEAAEEPDVDVYTGTAVTDITPTVDGFTLETTDGRFDCDATVVAAGCHSLQMAKELGYGEEKVLLPVAGSFFLADDLLNGKVYTLQMKKLPFAAVHGDADVHDASITRFGPTAKLVPTLERGRLSTTKDFLDVFGLNVAAFHSYANILSDRVLLPYVLRNLLYDLPEVGRRQFLPHVQKVVPSVDLDDIERASGYGGVRPQIVDTNEKSLDMGEAKIVGDDIIFNITPSPGASTCLKNAMRDTRTLLEFLDGDYEFDEEAFRADTIGNFPRASDASRADGEVSATDD; encoded by the coding sequence ATGCCAGGAACATACGATCTAGTCATCGTCGGTGGCGGGATTAGCGGTGCATCGCTCCTGTACACGACCGCGAAGTTCACCGATATCGACTCGATAGCGCTCATCGAGAAGGAATCGGAACTCGCGTCGATAAACTCGCATCACACGAACAACTCTCAGACGCTTCACTTCGGCGACATCGAGACCAACTACACCCTCGAGAAGGCTCGCGACGTGAAAGAGGGGGCAGAGTTGCTCGCGGGGTATCTGGAGGGCCACGACTCCGACCGCGAGATGCACGCCAAGCGAAGCAAGATGGTTCTGGGCGTCGGCGAGGAGGAAGTCGCCGAGCTCGAAAAGCGGTACGACGAGGAGGGGTTCGGCGACCTCTTTCCGAAGCTTCGACCCATCGAGCGGGACGAAATCGCCGATATCGAGCCGAAGGTCGTCGACGGGCGAGACCCGGATACGGAACTGCTCGCGCTCCAGACGCCGGACGGCTACGTCGTCGACTACGGCGAGACGACGAGGTCCTTTGTCTCGGAGGCGGCCGAAGAACCGGACGTGGACGTCTACACCGGGACGGCAGTCACCGACATCACGCCGACCGTCGACGGCTTCACGCTGGAGACGACCGACGGCCGGTTCGACTGTGACGCGACTGTCGTCGCCGCCGGGTGTCACAGCCTCCAGATGGCGAAAGAGCTCGGCTACGGAGAGGAGAAGGTGTTGCTCCCCGTCGCGGGGAGTTTCTTCCTCGCAGACGACCTCCTGAACGGCAAGGTGTACACGCTCCAGATGAAGAAACTGCCGTTCGCCGCGGTCCACGGCGATGCGGACGTACACGACGCCAGCATCACGCGGTTCGGCCCGACGGCGAAGCTCGTGCCGACGCTCGAACGCGGGCGGCTCTCGACGACGAAGGACTTCCTCGACGTCTTCGGGCTGAACGTGGCGGCGTTCCACAGCTACGCCAACATTCTCTCCGACCGGGTGTTGCTGCCCTACGTCCTCCGGAACTTGCTGTACGACCTCCCGGAGGTCGGGCGACGGCAGTTCCTCCCGCACGTCCAGAAGGTCGTCCCGAGCGTCGACCTCGACGACATCGAGCGAGCGTCGGGGTACGGTGGTGTTCGACCGCAGATCGTCGACACCAACGAGAAGTCTCTCGACATGGGCGAGGCGAAAATCGTCGGCGACGACATCATCTTCAACATCACGCCCTCGCCGGGTGCCTCGACGTGCCTCAAGAACGCGATGCGGGACACGCGGACGCTCCTCGAGTTCCTCGACGGTGACTACGAGTTCGACGAGGAGGCGTTCCGAGCGGACACGATAGGCAACTTCCCGCGCGCGAGCGACGCGTCCCGTGCTGACGGTGAGGTTTCGGCGACGGACGATTGA
- a CDS encoding DHH family phosphoesterase: MVRRLVLGCGRAGETVAGVVSTWGGDLHAVIPSESRIESIEGVADVTRGDPADPDTYPDDVDVVLVLGDDAAENLAAARQARETFPDALIVACSGGPASESPSALGDVADRVVDTERLLTEHLLDLSTGESASRVYRLLHVLRDIDGRLAVVMHDNPDPDAIASALALAHIAQTVGVEADACYFGDISHQENRALVNLLELDLRNIEDPEAIDEYAGIALVDHSRPGVNDGLDPDTEVDVVIDHHPPRAPVEARYVDLRSDVGATSTLLASHLERLGLTPDRTVATALLYGIRVDTRDFTREVSESDFEAAAFVLPHVDESVLDRVEEPSMGPEVFETLAAAIRNREVRGDVLTSGVGRITDRDALAQAADRLLDMEGVSITVVHGFMDETIYVSGRARGTDIDLGEALRDALGTIGSAGGHADMAGAQIPLGILGAVEEASTESLANVVDDVIAGRLFEVLEDPPSSPNKGTDADTIAFEFPLAEPESE; encoded by the coding sequence ATGGTGAGGCGGCTCGTGCTCGGCTGTGGCCGCGCGGGCGAAACCGTCGCCGGCGTCGTCTCGACGTGGGGGGGAGACCTCCACGCCGTCATCCCGAGTGAGAGTCGAATCGAGAGCATCGAGGGCGTCGCGGACGTAACACGCGGCGACCCCGCAGACCCCGACACGTACCCCGACGACGTCGACGTAGTGTTGGTCCTCGGCGACGACGCGGCCGAGAACCTCGCGGCGGCACGGCAGGCCCGCGAGACGTTCCCGGACGCCCTGATAGTCGCCTGCAGCGGCGGGCCAGCGTCCGAATCGCCGAGCGCCCTCGGCGACGTGGCCGACCGCGTCGTCGACACGGAGCGACTCCTGACCGAGCACCTCCTCGACCTGTCGACCGGCGAGAGTGCCAGTCGCGTCTACCGACTGCTGCACGTCCTCCGCGACATCGACGGCCGGCTCGCGGTCGTCATGCACGACAACCCCGACCCGGACGCCATCGCCTCGGCGCTCGCGCTCGCGCACATCGCACAGACGGTCGGTGTCGAGGCCGACGCGTGTTACTTCGGCGATATCTCCCATCAGGAGAACCGTGCGCTGGTGAACCTGCTGGAACTCGACCTTCGGAACATCGAGGACCCGGAAGCCATCGACGAGTACGCGGGCATCGCCCTCGTCGACCACTCGCGGCCCGGCGTCAACGACGGCCTCGACCCGGACACCGAAGTGGACGTGGTCATCGACCACCATCCGCCGCGGGCCCCGGTCGAGGCCCGCTACGTCGACCTGCGGAGCGACGTGGGAGCGACGAGCACGCTCCTCGCCTCGCATCTGGAGCGGCTGGGCCTCACGCCGGACCGAACGGTGGCGACGGCGCTCCTCTACGGTATCCGGGTCGACACACGGGACTTCACCCGAGAAGTCTCCGAATCCGACTTCGAGGCGGCGGCGTTCGTCCTCCCCCACGTCGACGAGTCGGTGCTCGACCGTGTCGAGGAGCCCAGCATGGGGCCGGAGGTGTTCGAGACGCTGGCGGCGGCGATTCGCAACCGAGAGGTCCGGGGCGACGTCCTCACGAGCGGAGTCGGGCGGATCACCGACCGGGACGCACTCGCACAGGCTGCCGACCGACTGCTCGACATGGAGGGGGTCAGCATCACCGTCGTCCACGGGTTCATGGACGAGACCATCTACGTCTCCGGGCGAGCCCGGGGGACAGATATCGACCTCGGAGAGGCGTTGCGCGACGCCCTCGGAACGATTGGAAGCGCCGGCGGCCACGCCGACATGGCGGGCGCACAGATACCGCTGGGCATCCTCGGCGCCGTCGAAGAGGCGTCGACGGAGTCGCTGGCGAACGTCGTCGACGACGTGATTGCAGGTCGACTGTTCGAGGTGCTGGAGGATCCGCCGAGTTCCCCGAACAAGGGCACCGACGCCGACACGATTGCGTTCGAGTTCCCGTTGGCCGAGCCCGAATCGGAGTAG
- a CDS encoding DUF7545 family protein has protein sequence MVDTEMYTIEGPDGDTDELELPEGLVDTLAEQGEEPTTVVTEIALLSFVQRSHAIVHHAEGEVPGDLQAINEKAEELFEERFGMTFGEATGHDH, from the coding sequence ATGGTCGACACGGAGATGTACACCATCGAAGGACCGGACGGCGACACCGACGAACTCGAACTGCCGGAGGGCCTCGTCGACACACTCGCCGAACAGGGCGAGGAGCCGACGACAGTCGTCACCGAAATCGCGCTGCTCTCTTTCGTCCAGCGCTCGCACGCCATCGTCCACCACGCCGAGGGCGAGGTGCCCGGCGACCTGCAGGCGATCAACGAGAAGGCCGAGGAGCTGTTCGAGGAGCGCTTCGGCATGACCTTCGGCGAGGCGACGGGCCACGACCACTAA
- a CDS encoding CBS pair associated ParBc domain-containing protein, which yields MAANAIVEDYMTRDVATVSPDDTVAEVARRIVESDGHTGFPVTDGRQVKGFISARDLLKADDGARIFTVMSDDPVVAHPDMKINDAARVILRSGIQKLPVVDDAGKLVGIISNTDVIRSQIERATPEKVHKLMHTLEDIHDIEVEEERRQVDLSKLTPTQSRVYADELQGRSYELEHGLAEPLVVIDNGGQLLLADGHHRVMAASRLDIDEMDAYIIVIDEANDLELGMQRTAEKEGLDSIADIDVVDYARHPLIETTERLQEPDR from the coding sequence ATGGCCGCGAACGCGATAGTCGAAGACTACATGACGCGCGACGTGGCGACGGTGTCCCCGGACGACACCGTCGCCGAGGTGGCGCGTCGAATCGTCGAGAGCGATGGTCACACCGGGTTCCCGGTGACCGACGGCCGGCAGGTCAAGGGCTTCATCAGCGCGCGTGACTTGCTGAAGGCCGACGACGGCGCGCGTATCTTCACCGTGATGTCCGACGACCCGGTCGTTGCGCATCCGGACATGAAGATCAACGACGCCGCGCGGGTCATCCTCCGGTCGGGCATCCAGAAGCTCCCAGTCGTCGACGACGCGGGCAAGCTCGTCGGCATAATCTCGAACACGGACGTCATCCGCAGTCAAATCGAGCGTGCAACCCCCGAGAAGGTCCACAAGCTGATGCACACGCTCGAAGACATCCACGACATCGAGGTCGAAGAGGAGCGCCGACAGGTCGACCTCTCGAAACTGACGCCCACCCAGTCGCGGGTGTACGCCGACGAGTTACAGGGCCGGAGTTACGAACTCGAACACGGCTTGGCCGAACCGCTCGTCGTCATCGACAACGGCGGCCAACTCCTCCTCGCGGACGGCCACCACCGCGTCATGGCCGCGAGCCGCCTCGATATCGACGAGATGGACGCCTACATCATCGTCATCGACGAGGCGAACGACCTCGAACTCGGGATGCAACGCACTGCCGAGAAGGAGGGACTCGACTCCATCGCGGATATCGACGTGGTCGACTACGCGCGCCACCCACTCATCGAGACGACCGAACGACTCCAAGAGCCGGACCGCTAG
- a CDS encoding DUF7544 domain-containing protein: MPSWYAFAALSTARDATEDFLRPIDRGRWLRLALIALFVGIGGGLPTGSGNFNLPSGGGGGGGGGGAPPNVAPSLPESSVLAIVVALVVLAVGLILLWNLVGAVMEFVLVAGLRDRDLSIRASFREHFRPGLRLFGFRILVGLVSLLLIAIPLIAVFGLGFSISAALFALVLPLMALFAIVGLVSSVALGLTTDFVVPTMLTENRGVLDGWRRIWPTLRAEWKQVGLYVVAKFVLGIAVSLAVSIAVLVAAIVLAIPFAIVGGILFFAASAAGVHAAGWVIVAVFIALFVAALFVISLLAQAPALAFVRYYSLSVLGLLDSDLDLVGVDDDGEDGDDDGGDGENGDDDSGGEDGDSENDASDESQSIDGTATDDESQETPS; encoded by the coding sequence ATGCCCTCCTGGTATGCGTTCGCGGCCCTCAGTACGGCCCGCGATGCGACAGAAGACTTCCTTCGCCCCATCGACCGGGGGCGGTGGCTCCGTCTCGCCCTGATTGCCCTGTTCGTCGGCATCGGCGGCGGCCTCCCGACCGGCAGCGGTAACTTCAATCTCCCCTCCGGCGGCGGTGGTGGCGGAGGCGGGGGTGGCGCACCGCCGAACGTCGCGCCGTCGCTCCCCGAGTCGTCGGTGCTCGCCATCGTCGTTGCCCTCGTCGTCCTCGCCGTCGGGCTGATTCTCCTCTGGAACCTCGTGGGTGCTGTAATGGAGTTCGTCCTCGTCGCCGGCCTGCGTGACCGCGACCTGTCCATACGCGCGTCCTTTCGCGAGCACTTCCGCCCGGGCCTCCGTCTGTTCGGATTCCGCATCCTCGTCGGACTCGTGAGCCTGCTCTTGATAGCCATCCCTTTGATAGCGGTGTTCGGTCTCGGATTCAGCATCTCGGCGGCGCTGTTCGCCCTCGTCTTGCCGCTCATGGCGCTGTTCGCCATCGTCGGCCTCGTCAGTAGCGTCGCGCTGGGCCTGACGACCGACTTCGTCGTCCCGACGATGCTCACCGAAAATCGGGGCGTCCTCGACGGCTGGCGGCGCATCTGGCCGACGCTTCGCGCCGAGTGGAAGCAGGTCGGCCTCTACGTCGTCGCGAAGTTCGTCCTCGGCATCGCCGTGAGCCTCGCCGTCTCTATCGCCGTCCTCGTCGCGGCCATCGTGCTCGCCATCCCCTTCGCCATCGTCGGCGGCATCCTGTTTTTCGCCGCCTCCGCGGCGGGCGTCCACGCCGCTGGCTGGGTCATCGTCGCCGTGTTCATCGCCCTTTTCGTCGCCGCGCTCTTCGTCATCAGCCTCCTCGCGCAGGCGCCCGCACTCGCCTTCGTCCGCTACTACTCGCTGTCGGTGCTGGGGCTGCTTGACTCCGACCTCGACTTGGTGGGCGTCGACGACGACGGTGAGGACGGCGACGATGATGGCGGCGACGGCGAAAACGGAGACGACGACAGCGGCGGTGAGGACGGTGACAGCGAGAACGACGCTTCGGACGAGAGCCAGTCGATAGACGGCACCGCGACCGACGACGAGTCGCAGGAGACGCCGAGCTAG
- a CDS encoding ZIP family metal transporter, with protein MALLENVAFVFVAGLITALATGLGAIPFFLVDDVGDRWNVVLWGFASGIMVSASVFGLVFEGLAAAESPLEIVPGLVAGVVLVVVAHEIIEGYEVNPRQYAEADFRKLLLILGVLTVHSFPEGVAVGVAFADLGLQTVDSAIPIFGLTVPLLAVFMTVAISIHNVPEGVAISIPLRTLGVSEWKMVWWAVFSSLPQPIGAVVAFLFVRLAREFLPAGFGFAAGAMIYLVVSEFIPEALSIGSGLPGGGKRELVGGIAAGVAAMVPLLFV; from the coding sequence ATGGCGTTGCTCGAGAACGTCGCGTTCGTCTTCGTCGCGGGGTTGATAACGGCGCTCGCGACGGGGTTGGGGGCGATTCCGTTCTTCCTCGTCGACGACGTGGGTGACCGCTGGAACGTGGTGCTGTGGGGCTTTGCCTCCGGCATCATGGTGTCGGCGTCGGTGTTCGGCCTCGTCTTCGAGGGACTGGCGGCCGCCGAGTCACCGCTCGAAATCGTGCCGGGCCTCGTCGCGGGCGTCGTCCTCGTCGTCGTCGCCCACGAAATCATCGAGGGCTACGAGGTGAATCCGAGACAGTACGCAGAGGCCGACTTCCGCAAACTCCTTCTCATCCTCGGAGTGTTGACCGTCCACAGCTTTCCCGAGGGTGTCGCCGTCGGCGTCGCCTTCGCCGACTTGGGCCTCCAGACGGTCGACTCTGCGATTCCGATTTTCGGACTGACCGTCCCCCTCCTCGCCGTGTTCATGACCGTCGCCATCTCGATTCACAACGTGCCCGAGGGCGTCGCCATCTCGATTCCGCTCCGCACGCTCGGCGTCTCGGAGTGGAAGATGGTCTGGTGGGCGGTGTTCTCAAGTCTCCCGCAGCCCATCGGCGCAGTCGTCGCGTTCCTGTTCGTCCGCCTCGCCCGCGAGTTCCTGCCGGCCGGCTTTGGCTTCGCCGCCGGGGCGATGATCTATCTCGTCGTCTCGGAGTTCATCCCCGAGGCACTCAGCATCGGGTCGGGACTGCCCGGGGGCGGAAAACGCGAACTCGTCGGCGGCATCGCCGCCGGCGTCGCGGCGATGGTACCGCTCCTATTCGTTTAG
- a CDS encoding NADH-quinone oxidoreductase subunit N: MTPLQIQLPTWTAVAPTLLLGLTALVLLLVDSIDPDSTRPGLLAGISALGSVATLAVAGWFLLAGTGQDGGAIELYGGSLIVDGLSLFFTVVFASVAALVSIASYDYLRDRTYQAEFYALVMLAATGMSLMASSGSLATVFVSLELASLPSYALVAFLKKNRGSVEAGLKYFLVGAVSSAVFAFGISLVYAVTGSLLLSEVASSIGSAGDLVGVAGVGVLMIAGGFAYKTASVPFHFWAPEAYEGAPAPISAFLSSASKAAGFAVAFRVFAVAFPIESVVPMGIDWPLLFAVLAVVTMTLGNFAAATQENVKRMLAYSSVGHAGYALIGLAALSSGGPNGDVMGASMAHLFVYGFMNTGAFLFIAMVERWEVGRTFEDYQGLATQAPMACVAMTVFMFSLAGLPPFGGFLSKYALFYSAIQGGFWWLAAVGAINSALSLFYYSRVVKAMWIEDPADSLDLGTTPLGIYVAVLAAAVGTLLLLPAFGPVVETAQSAATALFA; encoded by the coding sequence GTGACACCACTACAGATCCAACTGCCGACCTGGACCGCCGTCGCACCGACGCTCCTGCTCGGGCTGACGGCGCTCGTCCTGTTGCTCGTCGACAGCATCGACCCTGACTCGACCCGCCCGGGACTGCTCGCGGGTATCTCGGCGCTGGGAAGCGTCGCGACGCTTGCCGTCGCTGGGTGGTTCCTGCTTGCGGGCACCGGTCAGGATGGCGGCGCCATCGAACTCTACGGTGGCTCGCTCATCGTCGACGGGCTGAGCCTCTTCTTCACCGTCGTCTTCGCCAGCGTCGCCGCGCTGGTGTCGATAGCGAGTTACGACTACCTGCGCGACCGGACGTACCAGGCGGAGTTCTACGCGCTGGTGATGCTCGCGGCGACCGGGATGAGCCTCATGGCATCGTCGGGGTCGCTCGCGACGGTGTTCGTCAGCCTCGAACTCGCCTCGCTCCCCTCGTACGCGCTCGTGGCCTTCCTCAAGAAGAACCGCGGGAGCGTCGAGGCGGGGCTGAAATACTTCCTCGTCGGCGCCGTCTCCTCGGCGGTGTTCGCGTTCGGTATCTCGCTCGTCTACGCCGTCACGGGCTCGCTCCTCCTCTCGGAAGTGGCGAGTTCCATCGGCTCGGCGGGTGACCTCGTCGGCGTCGCGGGCGTGGGCGTGCTGATGATTGCGGGCGGCTTCGCGTACAAGACTGCCTCCGTGCCCTTCCACTTCTGGGCGCCGGAGGCCTACGAGGGCGCACCCGCTCCCATCAGCGCCTTCCTCTCCTCGGCGTCGAAGGCGGCCGGCTTCGCCGTCGCCTTCCGCGTGTTCGCGGTGGCCTTCCCCATCGAATCGGTCGTGCCGATGGGCATCGACTGGCCGCTGCTCTTTGCCGTCCTCGCCGTCGTCACGATGACGCTCGGCAACTTCGCGGCGGCGACCCAGGAGAACGTCAAGCGGATGCTGGCGTACTCCTCCGTGGGACACGCCGGCTACGCGCTCATCGGCCTCGCGGCCCTGTCGAGCGGCGGGCCGAACGGTGACGTGATGGGCGCGAGCATGGCCCACCTGTTCGTCTACGGCTTCATGAACACCGGCGCCTTCCTGTTCATCGCGATGGTCGAGCGCTGGGAGGTCGGTCGGACGTTCGAGGACTACCAGGGCCTCGCGACGCAGGCGCCGATGGCCTGCGTGGCGATGACCGTGTTCATGTTCTCGCTCGCCGGCCTGCCGCCGTTCGGTGGCTTCCTCTCGAAGTACGCCCTGTTCTACTCGGCGATTCAGGGTGGCTTCTGGTGGCTCGCCGCCGTCGGCGCCATCAACAGCGCGCTGTCGCTGTTCTACTACTCCCGCGTCGTGAAGGCGATGTGGATAGAGGACCCGGCAGACTCGCTCGACCTGGGCACGACGCCGCTGGGCATCTACGTGGCTGTCCTCGCGGCCGCCGTCGGCACGCTCCTGCTCCTGCCGGCGTTCGGTCCGGTCGTCGAGACAGCACAGAGCGCCGCGACGGCGCTGTTCGCGTAG
- a CDS encoding M24 family metallopeptidase — protein sequence MTPFERRTRRAQERLRAADADALVCAPGRDCQYLADVESEQSDRLQLLVVPAEDDPTFVVPALDAGPIRAATWVDDVRTWDDDDGPGTALDPLLSSLDPSRLLVSERMWARFVLDLQERCPEASLGLAGDVLDPLRMRKDETEREALRAAAEVADAAMRDVRALGDEAVGQTEADLAAFVAERLDAHGGEETAFDTIVASGPNGADPHHASGDREIRAGDSVVFDFGTRVDGYVSDQTRTVVFDGDPDPEFETVHDVVREAQAAGVAAVEPGVTTDAVDRAAREVIDAAGYGEAFVHRTGHGVGLDVHEAPSVVAGDGTTLEPGMAFSVEPGVYLPDRFGVRIEDVVLVTEDGAERLNRTDRGWRC from the coding sequence ATGACACCGTTCGAACGGCGGACGCGCCGCGCGCAGGAACGCCTCCGTGCGGCGGACGCCGACGCCTTGGTCTGTGCGCCCGGGCGAGACTGCCAGTATCTCGCGGACGTCGAGAGCGAACAGAGCGACCGCTTGCAACTGCTCGTCGTGCCCGCGGAGGACGACCCGACGTTCGTGGTGCCGGCGCTCGACGCCGGCCCGATTCGGGCGGCGACGTGGGTCGACGACGTGCGAACGTGGGACGATGACGACGGCCCGGGGACGGCACTCGACCCCCTGCTATCGTCGCTCGACCCGTCGCGACTCCTCGTCTCCGAACGGATGTGGGCGCGGTTCGTCCTTGACCTACAGGAGCGATGCCCGGAGGCGAGCCTCGGCCTCGCGGGCGACGTACTCGACCCGCTTCGGATGCGAAAAGACGAGACGGAGCGGGAGGCACTCCGGGCCGCCGCCGAAGTGGCGGACGCGGCGATGCGGGACGTGCGCGCCCTCGGCGACGAGGCCGTGGGGCAGACGGAAGCCGACCTCGCGGCGTTCGTCGCCGAGCGACTGGACGCCCACGGCGGCGAGGAGACGGCCTTCGACACCATCGTCGCGTCGGGGCCGAACGGCGCCGACCCGCACCACGCGAGCGGGGACCGGGAGATTCGCGCCGGCGACTCGGTCGTGTTCGACTTCGGGACGCGCGTCGACGGCTACGTGAGCGACCAGACGCGGACCGTCGTCTTCGACGGCGACCCCGACCCCGAGTTCGAGACGGTCCACGACGTGGTGCGAGAGGCACAGGCGGCGGGCGTGGCGGCCGTCGAACCCGGCGTGACGACGGACGCCGTCGACCGGGCGGCGCGCGAGGTGATAGACGCGGCGGGCTACGGCGAGGCGTTCGTCCACCGGACGGGCCACGGCGTCGGCCTCGACGTCCACGAGGCGCCGTCGGTCGTCGCGGGCGACGGCACGACGCTCGAACCGGGGATGGCCTTCAGCGTCGAACCGGGCGTCTACCTGCCCGACCGCTTCGGCGTCCGCATCGAGGACGTGGTGCTGGTCACCGAGGACGGCGCAGAGCGTCTCAACCGGACGGACCGCGGCTGGCGGTGTTGA